The genomic DNA GACAAGCTGACCGGTCACAAAGCTTTGCAGGTCAAGGCGCGCCCGCAGCCCGTTGCCAATCAGCCGGTCTAACACTCCCTGCTCTCCAACGCCCAGCATCTGTTCAAGAGAAGCTTCGCCCGACGTGACTGCACTGGAAGAAACCACCATCTGCCTGGTATCAAAATCCACAACCACCGGTATGGTAAACTCCAGAGCTTCCGGATCGGTATAAATGGAAATACTGGAAACTGATCCCACTTTCACTCCGCGGAACATCACGGGAGAACCTATGGTCAGCCCTTTAACGCTTCCCTTGAAAAACATGACACACTGCACGGTTTCGGTAAAAAAACGCCCCGAACCGAACAATGCCACAGAAGCCACTGCAACAATCAATGCGCCGGAGACAAACACTCCCACCACAAAAGAATTTTTAAACCTGCTCACCGTACCTCCTGCACATGTCCCTGACCGCGGGTCAGGAACCTGATCAATGCCGGATCATCAGAAGTATTTAATAATGTTTTGGGATTTCCGGAAGCAGTCATTGTACGCCTGCTCACATCCAGAAAAATGGAATTAGTGCCAATGGCAAAAATACTGGGCAATTCGTGTGTCACAAGGACAACAGTGGCATCCAATGATTCGCGGATTTCCAGTATCAGTTCATCCAGCAGGTACGCGCTGACCGGATCCAGACCGGCTGAAGGCTCGTCAAAAAAGAGGATTTCAGGGTCAAGAGCCATGGCTCTGGCCAATCCGGCCCGCTTGCGCATTCCGCCGCTGATTTCAGAAGGGTAAAAGTCAGCAAATCCTGCTAATCCCACCAGTGCAAGCTTGAATTCAGCAAGCTCGCGGATTTCCTTTTTATTCAAGGAAGTATACTGTTCCAGCGGCAAAGCAACGTTTTCAGCCAGAGAAAGCGAGCTCCACAATGCGCCGCTCTGGTACAGCATGCCGGTTTTGCGCAGCATGTCGCGCCGTGCGCCGGCATCAGCCTGCCACAGGCTTTGCCCCTCATACAGCACCTGTCCTTCATCAGGGCTTTTCAACCCCACAAGAACCTTAAGAAGAGTACTCTTGCCGCAACCGCTGCCCCCCATAATGACAAAAATATCCCCCCGCCTGATGCTGAAGGACACATCCCGCATCAGAACAAAATCACCATAGGCCACTTTAAGCCCGCGTACACCAAGGTGTTCTGAATCTGTGCTCATAGATTATATCCCGAGAATATTACACAGAAACGTTATAACAGCAGTAGCTACAACGATACTGACTATGCTTGACACAACAGCAGACGTTGTCGCCTTACCCACAGCAGAAGCACTCCTTCCACAGTGTATCCCCATATAGCAACTGCACACGGCAAC from Oleidesulfovibrio alaskensis DSM 16109 includes the following:
- a CDS encoding ABC transporter ATP-binding protein gives rise to the protein MSTDSEHLGVRGLKVAYGDFVLMRDVSFSIRRGDIFVIMGGSGCGKSTLLKVLVGLKSPDEGQVLYEGQSLWQADAGARRDMLRKTGMLYQSGALWSSLSLAENVALPLEQYTSLNKKEIRELAEFKLALVGLAGFADFYPSEISGGMRKRAGLARAMALDPEILFFDEPSAGLDPVSAYLLDELILEIRESLDATVVLVTHELPSIFAIGTNSIFLDVSRRTMTASGNPKTLLNTSDDPALIRFLTRGQGHVQEVR